The nucleotide sequence AAAGAGGTTGGGGCGGCACTACTGGTTTAAGAGAGAGGGTGGAGAAAGCTATAAACGGTTTAACTTATTTAGAAGAATTTGAATTACTTCAAAACGTTCTTTTTCAAATGTTTTctattatcctttttttttgtccttgCATTCAATCCAACTCCTtcaaatgtaaccaaaaaaatccaACTCCTTCAAACTCTTAAACAAACTTGGatgtaaaaatgatatttttagagagaaagcGGAACATGCATGCGAAAGTCACAGTTACTTTTAAAAACCGGTTAAAatatggcaaattctatggtacactcaaaaatttgagtgtaccggtgcACCAAATTACTAAATTAATATTGAAGCGAGAtgtttttatgaagaaaaagaattattttctatcattaacaattataataattagattttatttaccaaaagtgtcgacgaaataaaatttactttttttgaatttttgttacatataacaaagaatattgattattttttataagaaaatgttaaaaatttaatatgattcttataaacaataaaataatgttttttcttataaaatgatgtttcataaaatataaatattaataaataactctttatttcataaactgatcgttaaattataaatttttaaaatagaagtaccggtacacctcaatttgtagaagttcccttaaaatatatatgctTACATGGCAATATGATAGTTTATTGGGAGAcattgtaaaactattttacctTGTATACCTTCATTTAACTCATCTTTAAATCCATGTAACCCTTAAACTCTAAATCCCGAACTTGATTACGATGATGGTATGTTAACATACTAGTGTAACgtcccgtgccaagcacgggatatattttatttaaatttttttaatatgatttaaattttaacagattttttaaatatcattgtttttgtttcttttcatccataattttggcgttatgtaatattttatcttcgtatttaaaattgaacaataaataatcatttattgagatcaaaaagttaaattttatagataactatttttgtgagagtgataaaataatcaacaaaagtacaattaaacccaaaagataaaaacactctaaataattaatatatttctaaaaaattaactaattagtaAGAGTTTGTATTAACTTTGATTTGTCAGTCATtcaatatatcaaatggatatgattacctatgttttaatttttcactcttaataaaaatattaattttttacttaatcaCAATGATCTCTATGATcacaattataaattaaaaaaaaacctaaattcaaaattttagttacatctattatttttcttggtttcataaataatattcattgacattacttttttaatttatgaaaataagcacatttttgaataaaatttacctcataaatatatgtatattttgtatttcattaaaaaaaatgaattttattgttaaattttgaatataaaaaaaagcattaacaaatcatgtttgattttatatttgtgaacaaaaaataagtttaaaacacaaaaatatttttaatataataggTTATCGCTAATTATTCACACTTAgggaaatttaatttttgtatttactttagaatttgtgtaaagtttaagacataagtaaattgtaaattgaaaatatggaaactaattttttttttattgaagtgtcAATACATGCAACGAAAACAATTTgttcaattgaaaattgaaattcccAAGACAATAAAAGAGGTGCCTTGCATCAATATACAAAATAACATTGTACCAAAAGGTGTACAAACTTTACCAAAATAgacttgtaataaaaaaaaaaaaacaaccttaTTAACATTCTTTAACTCCTCAATAGTGGTCCTAGGAGTAAGTAAGAGAAACTCTTCATTTACAAGTATGCGAGATGAATTTGGTAATTGGATCAATCCCGATGCAGGAGAATTTGTATTTGCACTAAGAAAGCTATAATAAAaagtatcaatcaataatattataacttaagaagaaaaaaaatgttatattaaaaaaaaatatatatataccttttcCTTAGTTCCTTTGTTTCACCAATTTCAGGATTGAATGTGATTCTAGTGGAAGAAAATGCATTTTGCAATGCTGATTTTCCTATCATTAAGATTCAAAAGTATATGAATCAAGTATATATATTCGTATAAACAAACAATCACAATTGCTAGTCATAAATTATTACCttgaaacaatttaacttttgcCAACATAATGGCTACAACAACATTTTGAGATTCACCGGACGATAGGAAAGAGCTCAGCTCTTCAACATACTCTCCAAAAAGAGTACATTTAAAACGATACCTATTTAAAATTGTCAaagattatacaaatattaataaaaatactataatacaggtcttgaaaaattagaattacaaaaaaaaaaaaaatcaaacctacccatttgaatccaattcaatgacattcattttagtttttacaccATCTCTTTCGTACTCTCTTTCAACTCCAACTCCAGTCATGACTCCAATTACATCTGCATATATAACACACATTAAAATATCGatcaaattactatttattattaaaagaatataacatacaattgaatcatattaaacaaaacattttattaattcaatatataaattattgtgttatttttgtaagcaaaaataatattaaaaaaaatctacatgaAGAAAATTATAGTCACTTACCTACCAAGAAGTTGTTGTCGTAAGattcattgaaaacatcatatgcAGATGTAAACGAATACACGTTTGTTGGGACCAAAACAGTTTTAGATAGTTTGACTTTTGTGTTGATTGTGAAATTCAGTTTGTATTCATTGCGTGATGGTCGATACGAACCACTGTTGCTAGCAACATCAAATGAGGAAATCGTgaacaccattccctcttggagTTGCTCCTTGGACTTGTAGATCAATGTTCTTCGTATAGACGCACCAATTCGATCACCCTAGATAAAAGAGATGAGAACATtatactttaaacaaaaaaatactaaaaaaaacaaaaaagaaaaacgataTGAAAAAGGTATCTTTCGATCCATTAGAACCAACTCCATggaaaatgatagttttttatttttgtagtcttgaACAAACCAAGCACGAACAACCCTCACAACCATGTCCACGATTGTTTTCTTGGCGAAACATTAGAGTTGAAGTCGTGTTTCATAGACATTTTcctttgcaatagaaaaattaCAGAAATAGTTTAAAATATAGATATCAGAGCACCAGATAACAGAAAACGaaaaactatattttgtgattgttgtgtactcATACCCAAAAACtctactatttatatagaaaaatagtaccataacggttaatatcaattaattatcaatttgaccgttttaaaattaatattatcaacgtctttaatattataaaacgtGCATTAAacgattaaattatatttcatgtaacgtacaaaaaaaattaa is from Medicago truncatula cultivar Jemalong A17 chromosome 1, MtrunA17r5.0-ANR, whole genome shotgun sequence and encodes:
- the LOC11424040 gene encoding uncharacterized protein produces the protein MVFTISSFDVASNSGSYRPSRNEYKLNFTINTKVKLSKTVLVPTNVYSFTSAYDVFNESYDNNFLVDVIGVMTGVGVEREYERDGVKTKMNVIELDSNGYRFKCTLFGEYVEELSSFLSSGESQNVVVAIMLAKVKLFQGKSALQNAFSSTRITFNPEIGETKELRKSFLSANTNSPASGLIQLPNSSRILVNEEFLLLTPRTTIEELKNVNKVVFFFLLQVYFGKVCTPFGTMLFCILMQGTSFIVLGISIFN